AGAGCTCCAAGCAcctgcacagcccctctgcACTTTGGTGCATTTGCTGCCTGTGCAAAGCAGGATCTGCAGCGCATGCGGCAAAACTCTTCCGACAGCCCCACTACTCACAAGGCTTCTGGAAATTTGTGCTTTCCCAGTGGATGAGTCCCTGGGGAGACATGAATCTTTCAGAGGcttcatgcaaataaaatgcagcattttacAGTCTTAGGCATAGCCTCGGGTTTCTCAGTTTTTCCTGACATAGTCCCAATTTTCTGCtctcttatttatttctgttagtGAAGATGTTCAGTTCACACTTTGTTCTGCTCAATATAACCAACATAATCCTATTTTCTTACTATTTAACCAGATAATCAGGATGCCAAAAGCATTTCTATAGCCTGGAAATTCCCTTATTTTCTGCCCTAAAGTTCTAATTGTAGTCACGTTTGAACTTCTGGTTTATAATATGGAAAACCACAGTTTAGTCCCGAGAAATTAAGAACATGGAATCATGTGCAAGGAGACTCactggaataataataatataataaaattttgatCATTGTAACAAAGATGTAAGCTAGAGCTTACACATTATGttcagtgggggaaaaaaagcctttgagAATCTtgtcagttttctttctcctagAAGGTAGGGTGGGCAGACTTGGCATCTTTTCCACTTCATGGCAATGGAGTTGTGCCTCTGGAGTAAATTCTCCCGAGTCAGTCATGTCCTACAGCTGTCCTCgaggcagggatggcaggggggaagcagcactgggctgcaggagaTTGTGATTACCTGCAGCATTAGGCATCAGAGGATCCAGACCTGGAGAGGCCACGAGagaagcagtggctgctgccagcagggaacTGGTGGTGATGTGCAAGAGTGTTAACGTCATCGCTTCTGTTGAAACTCAAGGACAACAACCTTTAAAAGCtcctctgtgtccccacaggtAAATACGTCTACCAGCCCATGACCCCCgtggagcagctccccagcacagagatCCCTGTCCGCCCCCGGGAGTCCCCCAACACCATCCAGATCTCTGTGTCGCTCACCGAGCACTTCCTCAAGTTTGCTCCCGCGTTCCAGCCGCCGCTGCCACCCGAGGCTCCGCAGTTCTGCACCATCGCCGACCTGTTCATTGACAACTACCGTGTCAAGTGCATCAACGGCAAGATGTGCTACGTGCAGCGCCAGCCACCCGCCCCGCACAGGGCAAAGCCTGACGAGGGCTCCGTCCGCAATGCCTTAATCACAAAGGAGAGCAATACGCCAAAAACAGAGCACTGCTCGTCCCCCTCCAGCTCTGAGGACTCCGGCATCAATGCGGTGGGGGTTCACTACATGGAGTCGTGTGACGAGGACACGGAGGGGGTGGCCGAGCTGAGCTCAGAGGAGGATTACAGCCCCGATAGCAGCTGGGAGCCGGACGAATGCCCGCTCCTGTCACCCTCGCAGTGCGAGATGGAAGTGATTGAGACTATAGAAACCACTGTGTGACCACACAAGTTGGCATCGGCTCAGTCCACTTCCTTCTCAGTAATGTTGCTTTTGtagtatttctattttctgttttttctgacaATCCCTTTTTTCCGGTGCACTTGATATTTCAGATTCCTGTCATGGGAGCGCGGTCACAGGACTTACATATGGTGAACtagcagcagcctgagcaaTTTTAACACGTTCTCAGCCTGATCAGCTCTCCCACGTCTGCACGCAAGGTAGTGACAAATCTTAAGACTTTTCGAGCAGAAATAGGCCCTTTTGTTGGTCTGGGTTACCCCCCACACACAACTTCTCACATGAGGACGCGCCACTCGAGATGTTTCCACCTGTCGGGTTGTTGGCAGGGGTCCCTCAGAGCATGGGGGTGCACGCCTGGAGCAGCAAACCGAGGTGCCCTTAGTCTTTCCCAAACAGCTACATGAGGCTCCTCCCATCTCTGTCTGTCCTAGCACCTTGTCCAGCCTCTTCCCTAGTGCTGGTGCGACCCTTCTCCGAGTCTGTCGGCACCACGCTTCCAGCAGGTTGGAATGGCAGGCTAGAGAATGCACAAAGTGCCTCCAACTTTTCTCCAGGCTATGCaccaagcagctgctgaggtAGGCCAGGCTCTGAAATCTCCTGAGAAGGCAGGTCTTGCTCTGGAGGAGGATGAGTTGCCTGAATCCAGCTGATCCCTTTTCTCTGCCTGGATCTTGGCAAGGGGGTCTGGCTTTTGCAGGTGGGCAGGAGTGGGAGCAGGCACAGGTGGGGCATGGCCATCTAACCAATACCACACTGGACTGGGGAGAACCAGGACAGGCAAAAGAAGCGACTACCTCCGAACACCTGCCCTCGGCTccacctctgcctcctcctgggcTCTTTGGCCAGACACTCAGGACCAAATGGCCTCAGGGCCTGCGTTTGCCTGAAGAATAACaaagtttaaacaaaaagaattttaCCAGCCGCACCACTGTGTCGGCACAGCTTGGGGACAGCGTGGAGATGCCCCTGGGAGGTGGCCCATGGGTTCGGTGGCATGTGAGCTTGTTAAAATACATCCTAAGGTTATCCTGGTGGAGAGAGGAGGCTTTGATTCCACTCTGTTGCTCCCAGTCTGGGAGCAGGTTTGGAGCAGGGGTCCCTCACTCAGCTGGTAGTGGAGCTATCTCACAGGAGGTTCAGTTTCAGCCCTGcttgaaggaaacaaaaatgtcGCTTAGATTCCAGCCAGTttcacagagctggagccagtAACTCCTGTGTTCCTGCAGCATTACTGCTGTCCTTTGTGTAGTTGCTGTTTGCGTTTCAGGAGTCCCTGGTGAATCCAAGGCTGTATAAACATGTACAGTTTGTGACTGATCCTAGGTTATAGTCTGTGGTAGAGGATGGCTCATCTCTCACTGTATCCTGACAATGTATTCCCGATTTTATACACTTTGTAATCAGTATCTTTAGAAGACATTTAGGCAacagtgtgtgtctgtgcacatgCGCGTGTCTAGGAGTTTCCATGGGTGGATATAAAGTAATGCTGTACTTTTTAGACTAAGACTTTCAGACAAAAATAGTAAGTTTTATAGTTTTGATGACTTACATAAAAATGTGCAATGCTTGTGAAACGAGGAACTTGGGCCATTGCATGAACGGATACATTCTCACAAGGCACCTGAAAACACTCTGTTTTTCTGAGCGCATTTAAACAAAGGCTGTAGTAAAACTAAAtaggatttatttcatttttaagggCGGGATTGTCTTTCTTGGCTAACTCCGGTTTCTAGAAACATTTTTGGTGTCTTTGGACCATTCAGACACATTCCATAGGTAGAAGGAAACATTATGTATAAACCTACAGcatttattcatatttaatcTTTCTATTGTAACCTGAGTGAAGAGCTGAACGAGCTCATGCTCATGCCCTGCCTCTGAGCTTCCCTCTCAGAAAGAGAAAGGCTCTTCCTCCCCTGGGAATGGCTTATCTTTCCCAGGCAGGAtgggcagggcagcacagcctgtcccaAGGGCAGGGAGCTCCTCACCAGCTCTCCCTGGGGCACCAAGGGCAGGGAAGGTGAGCAGGAcccccctgcccagcacagctcacctTGTTTGCAGGCAAGCAggagccacagccctgcctgggcacTGGCTGGGAGCACAGTGGCCTcaggggtgctggtggcagacTTCCCACGGCCCTTATCCCCATCAGGATCCATTCTTTCTTAACTGTAAGTAATTAGCAATACCCACAAGCTGTGAGTGTCTCCTACCCAGGATTTGTTCAGATGTCTTAAGCACAATAAGCTGCCTCTTCCTTCTGTTGTTCCTGGAAAATGTCAGCGGCGCTCTGGGGAGTGCCGGGGCTGCTGGAGAGCACTGGGGCAGGGCCCAGCAGCGGGGATCTCCTGCTCCATCTCACACCCGGCTCGGGAACACTCCCAAGGAAAATGGGGCTCCTTCCTTTGCACAAACACGGGTATGGCCGTGTTGTTGCAGCCatgccctgggctggctgctccccCTGCCAGGGAGAGGTGTGTGTATATTTCCTCTTGAATAAAATACTGAACAACTGGCCTTCTGCTTGTCCTTACTGCCTGTGTGCTTTCCGTGCTAGAGAGAAGCATTCTGGGACTTCCAGCAAGGGAAGGGCTGCTCACAGCTTCAGATGGCAGTCCCTGGCACACCCCCAGAGCCTGGCAAAGGGAATAaccagggcagcacagcaggccCTGGTaagtgctggggctggtgggCAGCCTCATGGCCCAGCTCTGACTCGGCTGGATGGAGCTGCCCCAGTTGATATGCGGCCAAATTCAGCTCCCTGACTTACCTGTGCTCAGGTGTGGCTGCAGGCTGCACACATTCCATGGCAGTTCTGCTCATGGGCAGGAGGTGAGCACACAGGCCCCAGGgcactggcactgcccaggTGAGCTCTGCACAACACCTGGTGCTTCTGTGTTCCTtgaaggcagctgtgctgctccataTTCCTGCCATTCCATATGAGCTCTGCACAGATCAACCACAGGAGTTCTGTGTGCAGGGAGAGCAACACTCACctggtgctgtgctctgggagcagctgggagcccGAGGGTACCTCAAAACACCCAAGTGCCAGTGCTGAAGTGAGCACGGGGAAGAGGAGTGtgtgtgacagcacagaaaCCCCACCAACACTGGGCTGTGGTGCTGACAGCAAAGTGCTAAGGGTCTGTGACCATCAGTGCCCATCACACACACCCTCTACCCCTTGCAGCCCCCAACGGCCTGAGACACCTTTTTTACACACACTCCTCCTACCCCCAACACAGGTACAACGAGGTGAGAGGGGAAGTTTAAGTTTCACCCACAGGCACAAGATGTGTCTTTTACCAGCAGCCCACCCACAGAAATGCACAGGGCACACGGGGAAGTTCAGCCAAGGGCCTCTTTAATAGGTAGGCAGAACATGTGCAGGTCAGTTTGCTCACACAGGTGCTATTTCCTGCATTCTTCAGCCTTGTCCAACTTTGCCCATTCTGTGCCCTCAGACCCCATGACTGTTGCCATGAGACAGCAGGGCCAGGCCTTACCAGAACAGCTGCTTTTAGCAGAACACAGAACTCAGGTGTGGCCCCCAGCCACAGAACCAGCACAGGGACATCAGGCCGCTGGGCACAGGACAGGCTCCTCCAGTGGGGCAGAGCTGGTTTGGTTACTTGGAAAAGTTCCTGCTGCCACGAGCCCCAGGGTGAGCACAGGCACCCCTTCCTGTGCCTCAGCATGCTGGGGTTTGTCCCAGAGTTCCagcttccagcccagctgccccaggactgccaaagcagagctggggtaTCGCCCAGCTACAACTCACCAGTGCCCAGCgaggctcagcacagcaggttCTGGGAAATGTGGTGCGGGGGAAAAGCCTGTGTTGTGGTGGGAAGGCTTCCCAGCACCAGgtcctgggagcagccctggcctggccagggcaggagcactACTCTTCAGCCAGTGGAGGGGGAGTCAGGTGCAGCTGGAAGTTCTCATTCTGGAAGACACTGCTGGTGGCTGGGTCCCCGTGGGAAACACTGAGCAGCCCGTGCTTGTCACCTCCACGCGCCAGCTCCGTCAGGAGAGCCAGCTGCAAGGAAAACCCCCCCTGGTCACCCTGGGAACGTTCTGCAGGGTACAGAGAGCCCAGGGTGTcactgtgtccctgctgcagcgAGAGAAACCGGAACCCAGGTAAAGCCAAGGGCATGTGTGACATCGAGGGACCCAATAGAGCTCCGTGCAGGTCACCAGTCCTCAACTGAACAACTCTCCCAGGGTCTTCAGGTTGCTCTGAAGTCACGTaattgaaaaacaaacccagaaagaaCTGAAAGTGCCAACAACCACAGCCAAAAGAGGCAGGGGGCACAAGAGAAATGCCAGGGCCAGAAGGAGCTGCGCTCTCCTTGGGACAGCAGGGTCGTAGGAGGAGGGAGTGTTCCCTGTGACTACAGGAGCTATGGTGTCTAGAGGGGAGCACAGTTACAAATCCACAAAGGATCACCCCATGGACCCAGCCCCAAAGCCAGCGGCATTCCCATGGTTTTCCTGCTAGTCACTTCCCCAGCATGGCTGCCTTGCAGTGTGCCACAGCCAAGTGCCAGCACTAAACCAAACACTAGAGAAAAGCCAGAGCCCTTGTTTGCCAGTGCCAATGTCTGGCTTGGCAACATGAAAAACGCCCACCATCagtttaaaagcagaaagaaaacgGGGGGTACATACTCGGGAGGTGCCTCGGTTCAGTCGGCAGAGCTGGTCAAAAGCTTGGATTTGCTGAGGATCCAACACAGACTCTGAACTCATCTGAGAGAGAGTAAGAAAGTTACAGAAACCACGTAGAGCAGGCAGTTCctacacagagaaattaattcctgtGCTGGGTGCATTTACTCCACAACTTGTTTGGGAGGTCTTTTCAGCCATCTTTCCCTTGCCATGAAGCCACTATGTGCAGCCcaggtttggggaaaaaaaaattataggaCAGTTACACCCCTGCATCCACGGTGAGTTATTGTTGGGCTCTGTCCCTGATGGCAGAGACTGACGGTACTGTGATAcctctgaggaaggaaaaaaggcacaGGAAAACTCGCTCACAGCCAGCTGGGAAGAGAAGTAATGGGCCTCTATGGCAAATCAGCCTTTCCAGGCTCCTTCccaggtggcagcagcagcttcccccagccccttcctgtGTCCCAACCCTGCCCAGCCTGACACGGCGGCACAAGAACCCTGCCAGGGGACAGGGGCTGTCTGTGCCTGCCACCCCATGACTCTGACAATGACTATTAACTACTACTGGGATCCTATAATGGCATCAGGAGGTCCCATCTCGTCCTCTAGTGGGGTGTTACAGACTGAAAGCTGGGAAATGAGGGGTGGAAAGGAAAGGGGGAGGCAAGGTGAGTCACAGCAGGGGCAGCCACATCCCCAAGCCCGTGGCCAGCTGTGGGATACAAGGCCAAGTGCACTCCAGTAAAGAGGGGTAGCTGCAGGTGCAAGCAAAGAGAGGGCCCAGAGCTGCACCAAGAGCACAAAGGCAGAGGGCTGCACACAAAGTGCTGTAAATGGCACCATTTACAGGTCCCAGGGAGAGATGACAAAGCATCACAGATTCTTGTAGGTTTCTTCCATTTATCACACCACAGTGTTTCTATTTTGAATGCTTCTGCTCATATTGCAAAGCAAAAGCATCATCAAGAAACCCCAACAGAAGCCAGAAGAACAGCCTCCCTCGTGAGCAGCAGGCTGGCATCTGTTGTCTCCGGGAATCTATTTTTAAGGGAACATTCAAATATCTTCTCCAAAATACATTTCCCAGGGGCTACTAACCAAAAATGCTACAATCCTGTCAGTGGGTACTGACTGAAGCTGCACTGATTTTAAGCTCTCTGGCAATGGGAAATGCACTGAAGTCCCCATGGATTTCCTGAAGCCTGGGTAGTTCTGAGACCATCCCAAAAACCATGCACATCTTGCCTTTGATCATTAGTCTGTGAAGAGAGGAATGTCCTGAGCGCAGATCACTTATGCTGGAAACATTAGTCAAactctctccttctcctccaggatATTCTCTGTAGTGTAAATAACTATTTGCCAGTCAGAGAGCCAGATGTCCCCATTCCCTGCATACCTGGCATAGGCTTGGAGCCTGGGagcctgggacagggagggTCAGGGACTCACAGCCAGCAGGTTGTACCAGTGCttcccagggacacacaggtCATCCTCACTTCGAAAGTgcaaaaagcaaggaaaaactGCCCTCCACACTTCCTGTGGCCAGAAGCGTTCAA
The Parus major isolate Abel chromosome 9, Parus_major1.1, whole genome shotgun sequence DNA segment above includes these coding regions:
- the C9H3orf70 gene encoding UPF0524 protein C3orf70 homolog isoform X1; this translates as MGGTAIEGTRPPKAHCHRGHDHRGHGCKGPRSPQGTGHRGHGHRGTETSEGKYVYQPMTPVEQLPSTEIPVRPRESPNTIQISVSLTEHFLKFAPAFQPPLPPEAPQFCTIADLFIDNYRVKCINGKMCYVQRQPPAPHRAKPDEGSVRNALITKESNTPKTEHCSSPSSSEDSGINAVGVHYMESCDEDTEGVAELSSEEDYSPDSSWEPDECPLLSPSQCEMEVIETIETTV
- the C9H3orf70 gene encoding UPF0524 protein C3orf70 homolog isoform X2 gives rise to the protein MSGAAAAAAKSEKLDEAQALARSCAGRPDFQPCDGLSLCATHSHGRCFRLHWCCHLGWCHCKYVYQPMTPVEQLPSTEIPVRPRESPNTIQISVSLTEHFLKFAPAFQPPLPPEAPQFCTIADLFIDNYRVKCINGKMCYVQRQPPAPHRAKPDEGSVRNALITKESNTPKTEHCSSPSSSEDSGINAVGVHYMESCDEDTEGVAELSSEEDYSPDSSWEPDECPLLSPSQCEMEVIETIETTV